In the Pseudonocardia sediminis genome, CCCGACGGGTGCCCGGAGACCCCGGCCGCCGGCATGATCAGCGCCGTGGCCGGTACCTCCAGCGGGTCCTCCGCCGCGCCGACGACGATCATCTGCCCGCGCCCGGCCAGGCCCGGGAGCAGCGCGCTCGCTGCCGCACCGCTGGTGGCGGTGGCCAGGATGACGGTCGCGCCGCCCAGCTCGGCGAGGGCCTGCCCGGCGTCGACGGCCTCGCTGTCGATGTGGTGGTGGGCGCCGAGCTGCTTGGCCAGGTCCGCCTTGTCGGTGCCGCGGGAGATCGCGACGACCTCCATGCCCATCTTCGCGGCGAACTGGATCCCGAGGTGCCCGAGACCGCCGACGCCCAGCACGGCGACGCGGTCTCCCGGGCGGGCCGGGCTCTCGCGCAGCGCGTGGAACGTGGTCACGCCCGCGCACAGGAGCGGCGCCGCCTCGGCCGCGGACAGGCCCGCGGGCATCCGGGCCAGCGCGTCCGCGGGGACGACGACGTAGTCGGCGTAGCCGCCGTCGAAGGAGATGCCGGGGATCTTCCCGTTCTCGCAGGTGATGAAGTCACCACGACGACAGCGCTCGCAGTGGTAACAGGCCCCACCGAACCAGCCGACCCCGACCTCGTCACCGGCCTTCCAGGAGCCGAACACGCCGTCGCCGACCTCGTCGATCGTCCCGGCGATCTCGTGACCGGGGATGATCGGGTACGGCGTGATCGGCAGCGCGCCCTCCTTGGCCCACATGTCGCTGTGGCAGACGCCGCAGGCCTTCACCCGGATCCGGACCTCGCCGGATCCGGGCTGCGGGAC is a window encoding:
- a CDS encoding alcohol dehydrogenase; the encoded protein is MSTMRAIQVAKAGGDLELVEREVPQPGSGEVRIRVKACGVCHSDMWAKEGALPITPYPIIPGHEIAGTIDEVGDGVFGSWKAGDEVGVGWFGGACYHCERCRRGDFITCENGKIPGISFDGGYADYVVVPADALARMPAGLSAAEAAPLLCAGVTTFHALRESPARPGDRVAVLGVGGLGHLGIQFAAKMGMEVVAISRGTDKADLAKQLGAHHHIDSEAVDAGQALAELGGATVILATATSGAAASALLPGLAGRGQMIVVGAAEDPLEVPATALIMPAAGVSGHPSGTSQDSEDTLRFSDLTGVRPMIETMPLEKAAEAYDRMMANDARFRMVLTTE